From the Kribbella sp. CA-293567 genome, the window GGCGCCCTCGGTCCGGTGGTAGGCCACCAGCAGCGCCTGCTCGATCGCCTCCACGACGATCTCGAAGGCGATGTCCTTCTCGCGCTCCAGGGCCCGCAGTACGGCCATGTCGATGTCCATCAGTTCTCCTCCGTGCCGTCAGCGGCAGGTTCGTCGTTGCCGGCAGGCCGGTTGAACTCGATCTGGATCTTGGCCTTGGTGATGTCGGCGAACGCGATCGTCCGCGGCCGGCCCTTCACGTCCAGCTCGGCGCCCTCGTCGGTGACGGACGTGATCCGGCCGTTCACCTTGCCGCCGGCCACCAGGGTGACCTCGACCAGCCGGGTCACGTTGCGGCGCCAGTGCCGCGGCAGCGTCAGCGGCCGGTCCACACCGGGGCTGGAGACCTCCAGCGTGTACGCCGTGTTGCCCATCACCTCGTCGGCGTCGAGCGCCTTGGAGATCGCCCGGGTCACCTCGGCGACGTCGTCCAGGTTGATCCCGCCGTCGCGGTCGATCAGCACGCGCAGCAGCCGCTTCTTACCGATCGGCGTGACATCGGACTCCTCCAGGTCGCAGCCGAACTGGGACACGATCGGCTGGAGGAACTTCACGAGGCTGTCGGGGTCCGAGTGGTCAATTCTCCGGCTCACAGGTGGACCTGCCTCTCTGCAGTTGTGTACGCCTGTCGCACCCCGGCGATTCGGCCGAGGGGCAGTGGTCCACCTTATCCGGCCCGGTGGAGTGTCCCAGCACGCGCCTCCGATCGGGATAGGGTTTCGGCCGTGCCGAACCATCCTGAGCCCCCTGGCCGCCTCGCGGCGGCGCTGGTCGGACGTCGCGCCACACTGCGGGCGGCGGCGCTGTCAGCCGGAGCCGCGGTCCTGCTGGCCGGCTGCAAGGACGACCCGGCTCAGCCAGGACCGGGAGCCACCGGTACGGCGGGCGGCGGCACCAAAGGCCCGGACGGCGCCACCCAGCCGGAGCCGAGCACCGACCCCGCAGTGGTCGCTGCGATCTCCACTGCAGCCGGTCAGGCGGCTCAGGCAGCTCAACGCCTCACCGCGGCGAGCAAGGCCTACCCCGCGCTCAGCGCCCAGCTCACCACCGCAGCGAAGTACCACGCCCAGCATCTCGCGAAGCTCAACGAGCTGTCCGGTGTCGCTCCGGCTGCCGTCGGGAAGTTGCCG encodes:
- the rimP gene encoding ribosome maturation factor RimP, which codes for MSRRIDHSDPDSLVKFLQPIVSQFGCDLEESDVTPIGKKRLLRVLIDRDGGINLDDVAEVTRAISKALDADEVMGNTAYTLEVSSPGVDRPLTLPRHWRRNVTRLVEVTLVAGGKVNGRITSVTDEGAELDVKGRPRTIAFADITKAKIQIEFNRPAGNDEPAADGTEEN
- a CDS encoding cell division protein FtsK, producing MPNHPEPPGRLAAALVGRRATLRAAALSAGAAVLLAGCKDDPAQPGPGATGTAGGGTKGPDGATQPEPSTDPAVVAAISTAAGQAAQAAQRLTAASKAYPALSAQLTTAAKYHAQHLAKLNELSGVAPAAVGKLPALPKSSAAALADLAGREQKLSVAHAAAAAKLSGVPARLLAMVAASEIQLASFLTVKKEAGR